In Fusarium oxysporum Fo47 chromosome XI, complete sequence, the following are encoded in one genomic region:
- a CDS encoding P-loop containing nucleoside triphosphate hydrolase protein produces the protein MASNDGKSFPPRKWYRRVPFLSAKPIQQRLTAPKVPTPGNVEHQNEDKLPLPELQANWLSILTFNWLGRLLRTGYTRPLQADDLYDMPSDRLAEDHANRLEEAWAARLAANRGRKPVTSSNPFSWRPFWARHTTDTTVLTLALNDVCFKWFWLGGLFKLAGDLSQILSPLLIRFLIATLSDSSQQGLRSGFGYVVGLFLLLVFSVTSNVHGFYRSYTTGVLLRGALMHVIYRRATTQLSEKAKLKHGLGTGKLMSLISADVTRVDFCCGYFHVAWTSIFQMLLCFALTVWTMGYSALPGFGLLALLYPLQSFMMGRLLRLRRGSMPFTDARVKAVVEAVAAIRLVKTNAYEESLLSKIGKLRSDEVVYIRKRMLLRALNTAVSYTAPTLASVVSIVCYGATSENGMDAGVVFSGLALFMLLRTPLQALPTALSAIADARAALERLALFMLASDVDLDSPSSGPQTSFGYSGEEEEASDVVIRIEDATFAYHDDAQLLAAEEEKDALQNQSESKAISQSQRLWLDSLLVKRNQLVCIVGAVASGKTSVLKALLGDMHLIQARSYQLSLTTSSSQIALAPQTAWLLSETVRENIVFGRPLDLAWYDEVLTRCCLHQDMKALPDGDMTVVGENGVSLSGGQKQRISLARAIYGRSPLLFLDDCFSALDAHVGARVFDMVVNQARRNNEGTIVLVTHSIRFARQADHIVYMDKGRVAEQGSFEQLSSQNGAFLQFAGSSSLVLDSDSDSETAGSGDSEKAVPDESSTEGTTVNTPKPDTKDKQASQTRGKEVMQIEERVVGSVSGRTYIRYAQFGNAWLTVPLLILSIAIYQGTSVVSPLWLSWWQKNQYSTISEDAYMGGYAAFGAGQSLGLFCMSATFALFCFWCSNKLHHASMSKVLLAPVAFFDTTPQGRITHRFSKDVDAVDNVVGETLRLFISTFVQVLGTIIVVSIIVPAFLAIAAALLLIYTWTGMYYRPSSRELRRLNNLLRSRIYEHFGESLSGLPTLKAFGAVPRFVDDNARKIDTENTAYWLSVSCQRWLNLRLDLCGATLVLAAGLLVVGLRGTIDPSSGGVVLSYIVTAQAVFGNMIRQSAEIENNMNSVERMLHYAYNIEQEPAHQVDNVDKELKSRQWPNAGHVQFQSFTLSHRPGLEPALKDVNLDIKAGEKVGIVGRTGAGKTTLISALLRITEPTSGRILIDGVDIHTVGLHLLRSSLSVISQDAVLLAGTIRYNLDPFQQYDDEWLQQCLDRVGLGQSSKEQDKEAEENEKHDSESSSEGSSLNLDSEVKENGSNISQGQRSLISIARALVRKSKIVILDEATASIDGRADAKLQAMLNEVVGDATVLTVAHRLDTIVATCDKVVVMDSGRVVEFDTISELYASPGSVFRSLCDAAKISI, from the exons CAGCAAAGACTTACAGCGCCAAAGGTCCCTACGCCAGGCAATGTCGAGCATCAAAACGAAGACAAGCTTCCTCTGCCAGAGCTTCAGGCAAATTGGCTGTCGATTTTGACCTTCAACTGGCTAGGACGTCTTTTGCGAACGGGCTATACAAGACCTCTTCAAGCAGATGATCTGTATGACATGCCCAGCGACAGGTTGGCAGAAGATCATGCAAATCGCCTGGAAGAAGCTTGGGCTGCAAGGCTTGCTGCAAATCGAGGACGAAAGCCTGTTACTTCATCGAATCCGTTCTCATGGAGACCGTTCTGGGCAAGACATACAACTGATACAACTGTCTTGACCTTGGCTCTCAATGATGTGTGCTTCAAATGGTTCTGGCTTGGCGGACTCTTCAAGTTAGCTGGGGACTTGTCGCAAATTTTATCGCCTCTTCTCATCAGATTCCTCATCGCCACGTTGTCAGACTCATCGCAACAAGGCCTTCGCTCAGGCTTTGGCTACGTCGTTggactttttcttcttcttgtcttctcGGTCACCTCAAACGTTCATGGCTTCTATCGCTCCTACACGACCGGCGTCTTGCTCCGTGGTGCGTTGATGCACGTCATTTACCGAAGAGCCACGACACAGCTCAGCGAAAAGGCCAAGCTCAAACATGGTCTCGGTACTGGAAAGCTCATGAGTCTCATCAGCGCTGATGTGACGCGAGTTGACTTTTGCTGTGGCTACTTTCACGTCGCATGGACAAGTATCTTCCAGATGCTACTATGCTTCGCCTTGACCGTGTGGACAATGGGATACAGCGCTCTGCCAGGATTTGGTCTTCTTGCGTTACTGTACCCTCTTCAGTCTTTTATGATGGGTCGCTTACTTCGACTGCGACGGGGCAGCATGCCCTTCACTGATGCCCGAGTCAAGGCTGTCGTTGAAGCAGTTGCCGCTATTCGCCTCGTCAAAACAAACGCTTACGAGGAGAGTTTACTTTCAAAGATTGGAAAGTTGAGGTCTGATGAAGTTGTCTATATCCGTAAGAGAATGCTTCTTAGAGCTCTCAACACTGCGGTCTCTTACACGGCGCCGACTCTTGCTTCGGTCGTCAGCATTGTTTGTTATGGAGCGACTAGCGAGAATGGCATGGACGCAGGCGTTGTCTTTTCTGGCCTTGCATTGTTTATGTTGTTGAGAACAcctctccaagctcttcctACTGCTCTGTCGGCTATTGCAGATGCTAGAGCTGCACTGGAGCGACTGGCGTTGTTCATGCTTGCTTCCGATGTAGACCTAGATTCACCTTCATCCGGTCCTCAAACCAGCTTTGGCTACTctggtgaggaggaggaagcgTCTGATGTCGTGATCCGAATCGAGGACGCCACTTTTGCATATCACGACGATGCGCAGCTTCTGGCAgcggaagaagagaaggatgcCCTACAGAACCAGTCAGAGAGCAAAGCGATAAGTCAGAGTCAAAGACTATGGCTCGACTCGTTGCTGGTGAAACGCAACCAGTTGGTCTGCATTGTTGGAGCGGTTGCATCGGGCAAAACCTCGGTCTTGAAGGCACTTCTCGGTGACATGCATCTCATCCAAGCGCGTTCCTATCAGCTCAGCCTGacgacttcttcatctcagaTTGCCCTAGCCCCGCAAACAGCATGGCTTCTGAGCGAAACGGTGAGAGAGAACATCGTCTTTGGTAGACCTCTCGACCTCGCGTGGTATGATGAGGTTCTCACACGCTGCTGTCTCCATCAGGACATGAAGGCTTTGCCTGACGGTGACATGACAGTCGTTGGCGAGAATGGCGTTTCACTCTCTGGCGGCCAGAAGCAGCGTATCAGTCTTGCTAGAGCGATCTACGGCAGAAGTCCACTCCTCTTTCTTGATGACTGTTTCTCGGCTCTGGACGCTCACGTTGGTGCTCGCGTTTTCGATATGGTCGTCAATCAGGCACGCCGCAATAATGAAGGCACCATTGTTTTGGTGACACACTCGATTCGGTTCGCTCGACAGGCTGATCACATCGTCTACATGGATAAGGGTCGCGTCGCTGAACAGGGCTCATTTGAGCAGTTGTCCAGCCAGAACGGAGCCTTTTTGCAGTTCGCAGGATCCTCATCTCTAGTCTTGGACTCGGACTCAGATTCTGAAACAGCAGGTAGTGGTGATTCCGAAAAGGCTGTGCCTGATGAATCCAGCACAGAGGGTACGACGGTAAATACACCCAAGCCTGATACCAAGGACAAACAGGCAAGCCAGACTCGCGGCAAAGAGGTGATGCAGATTGAAGAAAGAGTAGTCGGTTCAGTCAGCGGCCGAACTTACATCCGCTATGCACAATTTGGCAACGCTTGGCTCACAGTCCCTCTTCTCATTTTATCCATCGCTATCTACCAAGGAACCAGTGTTGTCTCACCACTCTGGCTCAGCTGGTGGCAGAAGAACCAGTACTCCACCATATCTGAGGACGCATACATGGGAGGATACGCCGCATTTGGAGCTGGACAATCTCTTGGTTTGTTCTGCATGAGCGCGACATTTGCGTTGTTCTGCTTCTGGTGCTCCAACAAGCTTCATCATGCATCCATGTCCAAGGTTCTTCTTGCGCCTGTAGCTTTCTTCGATACTACACCTCAAGGCCGTATCACGCATCGATTTAGCAAAGATGTTGATGCAGTGGATAACGTGGTTGGTGAGACTCTGCGTCTCTTTATCTCGACCTTTGTCCAGGTCTTGGGTACAATCATCGTTGTCAGCATCATTGTACCAGCCTTTCTGGCCATCGCAGCCGCCTTGCTGCTCATCTACACCTGGACTGGCATGTACTACCGCCCATCATCACGAGAACTTCGTCGACTCAACAATCTGCTTCGAAGTCGCATCTATGAGCATTTTGGCGAGTCACTTTCAGGTCTTCCCACTCTCAAGGCCTTCGGCGCAGTCCCTCGTTTTGTCGACGATAACGCGCGCAAGATTGATACAGAGAACACGGCTTATTGGCTATCGGTGTCTTGTCAGCGCTGGCTGAACCTCCGCCTGGACCTTTGTGGCGCGACTCTTGTTCTGGCTGCCGGTTTACTGGTTGTTGGACTTCGCGGTACCATTGATCCTTCGTCTGGTGGTGTAGTCTTGTCCTACATTGTCACGGCTCAGGCTGTATTTGGTAACATGATTCGCCAAAgtgctgagattgagaacaATATGAACTCAGTGGAGAGAATGCTTCACTATGCCTACAACATTGAGCAGGAGCCAGCGCACCAGGTCGACAACGTTGACAAGGAACTCAAGTCCCGCCAATGGCCGAATGCTGGTCATGTTCAGTTTCAGTCTTTCACCCTTAGCCATCGTCCTGGACTTGAGCCTGCACTCAAGGATGTCAATCTGGATATCAAGGCTGGAGAAAAGGTCGGTATTGTCGGGCGTACTGGTGCTGGCAAGACAACAC TAATATCTGCATTGCTACGAATTACCGAACCTACAAGTGGCCGAATCCTCATTGACGGAGTCGACATTCACACCGTCGgtcttcaccttcttcgATCAAGCCTCTCCGTCATCAGCCAGGATGCCGTCCTTCTAGCTGGCACCATCCGCTACAACCTCGATCCTTTCCAACAATACGACGACGAGTGGTTGCAACAATGCCTTGACCGCGTTGGACTCGGCCAATCCTCGAAAGAACAAGAtaaagaagcagaagaaaatgaGAAGCATGATTCCGAGTCCAGCAGTGAGGGATCAAGTCTGAACTTAGACTCAGAGGTCAAGGAAAACGGTTCCAACATCTCCCAAGGACAAAGGTCTCTCATTTCTATTGCTAGAGCGCTCGTTCGGAAGTCCAAGATTGTGATTCTGGACGAGGCAACGGCCTCTATTGATGGCAGAGCAGACGCGAAGCTTCAAGCCATGTTGAACGAGGTTGTTGGAGACGCAACTGTCCTTACTGTGGCTCATCGATTAGATACAATTGTTGCTACGTGTGACAAGGTTGTCGTGATGGACAGCGGCAGAGTAGTTGAGTTTGACACTATCTCGGAGCTGTATGCCAGTCCAGGCAGTGTGTTTAGATCTTTGTGCGATGCAGCAAAGATTTCCATTTAG